In Vibrio atlanticus, the following proteins share a genomic window:
- the fdh3B gene encoding formate dehydrogenase FDH3 subunit beta: protein MARMKFLCDTKRCIECNGCVTACKNENDDALEWGIQRRRVVTLNDGEPGENSISVACMHCTDAPCMAVCPADCFEHTEDGIVLHNKDLCIGCGYCLFACPFGAPQFPKQEAFGERGKMDKCTFCAGGPETEPGSAEERQKYGANRIAEGKLPMCASLCSTKALLAGDAEQVSDIFRQRVVERGAKGAGWTDGNDLSYDAMKS, encoded by the coding sequence ATGGCTAGAATGAAATTTCTTTGTGACACCAAACGTTGTATCGAATGTAACGGTTGTGTCACTGCATGTAAGAACGAAAATGATGACGCTCTGGAATGGGGTATTCAACGTCGCCGCGTTGTGACACTGAACGATGGCGAACCGGGTGAAAACTCTATCTCAGTCGCATGTATGCACTGTACTGATGCCCCTTGTATGGCAGTTTGCCCAGCAGACTGTTTTGAACATACAGAAGACGGCATCGTACTTCACAATAAAGATCTATGTATCGGTTGTGGTTACTGCTTGTTTGCTTGTCCATTTGGCGCACCTCAATTCCCTAAACAGGAAGCCTTTGGTGAGCGCGGTAAAATGGACAAATGTACCTTCTGTGCTGGCGGCCCTGAAACAGAACCAGGTTCTGCGGAAGAACGTCAGAAGTACGGTGCGAACCGTATTGCTGAAGGCAAGCTACCAATGTGTGCTTCGCTTTGTTCGACAAAAGCGCTGCTTGCAGGTGATGCTGAGCAAGTCTCTGATATCTTCCGTCAGCGTGTTGTAGAACGTGGTGCGAAAGGTGCTGGTTGGACAGACGGCAACGACCTTTCTTACGATGCGATGAAGAGCTAG
- a CDS encoding formate dehydrogenase subunit alpha, with the protein MKLVKRSDSVSKETNQLGVSRRAFMKNTSLAAGGAVVGASLFAPGMMKKAQAKSVDPEAKTEVKRTICSHCSVGCGIYAEVQNGVWTGQEPAFDHPFNAGGHCAKGAALREHGHGERRLKYPMKLEGGKWKKLSWEQAIEEIGNKALELRKESGPDSVYFLGSAKHSNEQAYAFRKMASLWGTNNVDHQARICHSTTVAGVANTWGYGAMTNSFNDMHNCKSMLFIGSNPAEAHPVAMQHILIAKEKNNCKIVVADPRRTRTAAKSDHYVSLRPGSDVAFIWGVLWHVFANKWEDKEFIRQRVFGMDEIREEVAKWSPAEVERVTGVSEEDVYHTAKLLSENRPGCIVWCMGGTQHTTGNNNTRAYCVLELALGNIGKSGGGANIFRGHDNVQGATDLGVLSDTLPGYYGLSEGSWRHWSKVWDIDFDWVKGRFDDNAYGGQKPMNSAGIPVSRWVDGVLEDKDKIRQRENIRAMFYWGHAVNSQTRGPEMKKAMQKLDMMVIVDPYPTVAAVMNDRTDGVYLLPATTQFETYGSVTASNRSLQWRDKVVEPLFESKPDHEIMYLLSKKLGFSDQLFKNIRVENNQPLIEDITREFNKGMWTIGYTGQSPERLKEHQQNWHTFHKTTLAAEGGPANGETYGLPWPCWGNPEMKHPGTHILYDTSKPVAEGGGNFRTRFGVEFEGQSLLAEDSYSKGSEIKDGYPEFSDKLLKQLGWWDDLTAEEKASAEGKNWKTDVSGGIQRVAIKHGCIPFGNAKARAIVWTFPDRVPLHREPLYTPRRDLVADYPTWDDKEAIFRVPTLYKSIQDQDKSAEYPIILTSGRLVEYEGGGEETRSNPWLAELQQEMFVEVNPKDANDIGFKDGDDVWVEGAEKGRIKVKAMVTRRVKPGLAFLPFHFGGKFEGEDLRSKYPEGSDPYVIGEAANTATTYGYDPVTLMQETKVTLCNIRKA; encoded by the coding sequence ATGAAACTTGTCAAACGCTCCGATAGTGTGAGCAAAGAAACCAATCAGCTAGGCGTGTCTAGACGTGCCTTCATGAAAAACACTTCATTGGCTGCTGGTGGCGCAGTAGTAGGCGCAAGTCTATTCGCACCGGGCATGATGAAGAAAGCACAGGCTAAATCTGTCGATCCAGAAGCGAAAACAGAAGTGAAACGTACAATCTGTTCTCACTGTTCTGTGGGTTGTGGTATCTACGCTGAAGTTCAAAATGGCGTATGGACAGGTCAAGAACCTGCATTCGATCACCCATTCAACGCTGGTGGACACTGCGCGAAAGGTGCAGCACTGCGTGAGCACGGCCACGGTGAACGTCGTCTTAAGTACCCAATGAAATTGGAAGGCGGAAAGTGGAAGAAGCTTTCTTGGGAACAAGCGATTGAAGAGATCGGTAACAAGGCGCTAGAACTTCGTAAAGAGTCTGGCCCTGATTCGGTTTACTTCCTAGGTAGTGCAAAACACAGTAACGAGCAAGCTTACGCATTCCGTAAAATGGCGTCGCTTTGGGGCACGAACAACGTTGACCACCAAGCGCGCATTTGTCACTCAACCACAGTAGCCGGTGTTGCAAACACTTGGGGTTACGGTGCGATGACAAACTCGTTCAATGACATGCACAACTGTAAATCGATGCTGTTCATTGGTTCAAACCCTGCAGAAGCTCACCCTGTAGCAATGCAGCACATCCTAATCGCGAAAGAGAAGAACAACTGTAAGATCGTTGTGGCGGATCCTCGTCGTACGCGTACTGCTGCGAAATCTGATCACTATGTTTCTCTACGCCCGGGGTCAGACGTTGCGTTTATCTGGGGTGTGCTATGGCATGTCTTTGCTAATAAGTGGGAAGACAAAGAATTCATCCGCCAACGTGTATTTGGCATGGACGAGATCCGTGAAGAAGTCGCGAAGTGGAGCCCAGCAGAAGTTGAACGCGTGACAGGCGTAAGCGAAGAAGACGTTTACCACACAGCAAAACTGCTTTCTGAGAACCGTCCAGGTTGTATCGTTTGGTGTATGGGTGGTACTCAACACACGACGGGTAACAACAACACACGAGCTTACTGTGTACTTGAGCTTGCGCTAGGTAACATCGGTAAATCAGGCGGCGGTGCAAACATCTTTCGTGGTCACGATAATGTACAAGGCGCAACTGACCTTGGCGTACTGTCTGACACACTTCCAGGTTACTACGGCTTGTCTGAAGGTTCTTGGCGCCACTGGTCTAAAGTTTGGGACATCGACTTTGACTGGGTGAAAGGACGTTTCGACGACAACGCATACGGCGGTCAAAAACCAATGAACAGTGCAGGTATTCCTGTATCTCGTTGGGTTGATGGCGTACTTGAAGACAAAGACAAGATCCGTCAGCGCGAAAACATCCGTGCCATGTTCTACTGGGGTCACGCGGTGAACTCTCAGACTCGTGGTCCAGAGATGAAGAAGGCGATGCAGAAGCTGGATATGATGGTTATCGTTGACCCATACCCAACAGTTGCAGCAGTAATGAACGATCGCACAGATGGCGTTTACTTGCTTCCAGCAACCACTCAATTTGAAACTTACGGCAGCGTAACGGCATCAAACCGTTCTCTACAGTGGCGCGACAAGGTTGTTGAGCCTCTGTTCGAATCTAAGCCTGATCACGAAATCATGTACCTTCTTTCTAAGAAGCTTGGTTTCTCTGATCAACTGTTCAAAAACATCCGTGTTGAGAACAACCAACCATTGATTGAAGACATCACTCGTGAATTCAACAAAGGTATGTGGACGATCGGCTATACAGGTCAAAGCCCAGAACGTTTGAAAGAACACCAACAAAACTGGCACACGTTCCACAAAACAACGCTTGCTGCAGAAGGCGGCCCAGCGAATGGCGAGACTTACGGTCTTCCTTGGCCATGCTGGGGCAACCCAGAGATGAAACACCCAGGTACGCATATCCTTTACGATACGTCTAAACCAGTAGCAGAGGGCGGCGGTAACTTCCGTACTCGTTTCGGTGTCGAATTTGAAGGTCAAAGTCTATTGGCTGAAGACAGCTACTCAAAAGGCAGCGAAATCAAAGACGGTTACCCAGAATTCAGTGACAAACTGCTGAAACAACTGGGTTGGTGGGACGATCTAACCGCAGAAGAGAAAGCTTCAGCGGAAGGTAAGAACTGGAAGACTGACGTTTCTGGTGGTATCCAGCGTGTGGCTATCAAACATGGTTGTATCCCGTTTGGTAATGCGAAAGCGCGTGCGATTGTTTGGACATTCCCAGACCGCGTACCACTGCACCGTGAACCACTTTACACGCCACGTCGTGATCTTGTTGCAGACTACCCAACATGGGATGACAAGGAAGCAATCTTCCGTGTTCCTACGTTGTACAAATCAATTCAAGACCAAGACAAGTCTGCTGAATACCCAATAATTCTGACTTCTGGTCGTCTGGTTGAATACGAAGGTGGTGGTGAAGAAACCCGTTCTAACCCTTGGCTAGCAGAACTACAACAAGAGATGTTTGTTGAAGTGAACCCGAAAGACGCAAACGACATTGGCTTTAAAGATGGTGATGATGTTTGGGTTGAAGGTGCTGAGAAAGGCCGCATCAAGGTGAAAGCGATGGTTACTCGTCGTGTTAAACCGGGTTTAGCGTTCTTGCCGTTCCACTTCGGTGGTAAGTTTGAAGGTGAAGACTTACGTTCTAAATACCCAGAAGGCTCTGATCCTTACGTTATTGGCGAAGCTGCCAATACAGCAACCACATATGGTTACGACCCTGTCACGTTGATGCAGGAAACGAAAGTAACCCTTTGTAATATTCGTAAAGCGTAA
- a CDS encoding twin-arginine translocation signal domain-containing protein: MKDNKEIDTSRRDLLKGLTTAAVAGAVVAGTTKVATASETVEMPKEDVKKTGYRETQHIRDYYDTL, from the coding sequence ATGAAAGATAACAAAGAAATAGATACAAGCCGTAGAGACTTACTCAAAGGTTTAACGACTGCAGCCGTTGCTGGTGCCGTTGTCGCTGGTACAACGAAAGTGGCAACTGCTTCAGAAACGGTTGAAATGCCGAAAGAAGACGTGAAGAAGACGGGCTATCGTGAAACGCAACATATTCGCGATTACTACGACACACTTTAG
- a CDS encoding TorD/DmsD family molecular chaperone, which yields MDTNLDQAQEPELAKELKQEQTLRTEIYLVLSALFRSAPSEEVIDFLKTLDIEASESAMQKAWIAIQQAATESNREALEDEYQNLFIGIGRGEIVPFGSWHRTGSMMEKPLAEIRHDLELLGIERDDQVKEPEDHIAALCEVMAMLIGEEEALQQAVFNKHLGPWFNSFTHQLESAESANFYKSAAQLCEAFLTLEQVRFSVNTKSSKHKLKIDVKNVTDYE from the coding sequence TTGGATACTAATTTGGATCAGGCACAAGAGCCTGAGCTCGCAAAAGAATTAAAGCAAGAACAGACACTAAGAACAGAAATCTATCTGGTTCTTTCTGCATTGTTTCGTAGCGCACCTTCTGAAGAGGTAATCGACTTTCTAAAGACGCTAGACATTGAAGCGTCTGAGAGTGCGATGCAAAAGGCTTGGATTGCGATTCAACAAGCGGCAACCGAATCAAACCGCGAAGCACTAGAAGATGAATATCAGAATCTTTTCATTGGCATTGGCCGCGGAGAGATTGTTCCATTTGGATCTTGGCACAGAACAGGATCGATGATGGAAAAACCATTAGCTGAGATTCGTCATGACCTAGAGCTTTTAGGCATTGAACGTGATGATCAAGTGAAAGAACCAGAAGATCATATTGCTGCATTGTGTGAAGTAATGGCGATGCTAATCGGCGAAGAAGAAGCGCTTCAACAAGCCGTTTTCAATAAGCATCTTGGTCCTTGGTTTAACTCTTTTACGCATCAGCTTGAAAGTGCAGAAAGTGCGAACTTCTACAAATCAGCAGCACAGCTATGTGAAGCATTCTTAACGTTGGAGCAGGTTCGTTTCAGCGTGAATACAAAAAGCAGTAAACACAAATTAAAGATTGATGTGAAAAACGTCACTGATTACGAGTAA
- a CDS encoding 4Fe-4S dicluster domain-containing protein, with protein sequence MLKQLLEQATSNNAKARLYAFENTVELTNLIPPTVSYESGGNTLVIGPTAIIESAAAQLPQLTSLTLLSTDGEKGTNPELYFANSVQVSGFLGTFEVVIDSKGTSSNLAKVAINHDCFDVVLDLCLNSCMTEEVPVPGYYPVGRGYPKLAEALEEIPTLMGTFDKPKFFRLDTDLCAHSSRGVKGCERCVDACPAGALSSEGSDKKGHKIEINPYLCQGVGTCATSCPTEAITYALPNPDDTQKFIERTLANYEHAGGLDPIVLICSSRHETYNVMALKALPDNVIPIVVEELPSIGIDTWFAALVNGATQVLFAASRFMPETIIRVLNNEVGIAQELLDQIGVPKETIDILYLESLREGPPTLCVDSFDLALGDLQGNKRQRLFTALDAMSSSRIPVENIVELPSNAPYGTVSCENKDCTLCMSCVAVCPTRALHTDGASPSLKFVEQDCIQCGLCEKACPENVLTLTPRMNWVKEERQQAVVIHEEKAAECLRCHKPFAPQSMIDMLQNKLRGHSHFSDETAINRIAMCEDCRVVDMFDSMAQDPLKQLKY encoded by the coding sequence ATGCTTAAACAATTATTAGAACAAGCAACTTCAAATAACGCTAAAGCAAGACTGTATGCATTTGAAAATACAGTAGAGTTAACAAATCTGATTCCACCTACTGTTAGCTACGAAAGCGGCGGTAATACACTTGTTATTGGTCCAACTGCGATCATAGAAAGTGCTGCGGCGCAATTACCTCAATTAACGAGCTTAACCTTATTGTCAACAGACGGCGAAAAGGGCACAAACCCAGAACTGTACTTCGCAAATTCGGTTCAAGTATCCGGTTTCCTTGGCACGTTTGAAGTCGTGATTGACAGTAAAGGCACATCAAGCAACTTGGCAAAAGTGGCTATTAATCACGATTGTTTCGATGTGGTTTTAGACCTGTGTCTGAATAGTTGCATGACTGAAGAAGTACCTGTTCCTGGGTATTACCCAGTAGGGCGCGGTTATCCAAAACTGGCTGAAGCGTTAGAAGAGATTCCAACGCTAATGGGTACTTTTGATAAGCCTAAGTTTTTCCGTCTAGACACCGACCTTTGTGCACACAGTTCTCGTGGCGTAAAAGGCTGTGAGCGTTGTGTTGATGCTTGTCCTGCTGGCGCACTATCAAGTGAAGGCTCAGATAAGAAAGGTCACAAGATCGAGATTAACCCTTATCTATGTCAAGGCGTGGGAACTTGTGCAACGAGCTGTCCTACAGAAGCGATTACCTATGCGCTTCCAAATCCTGACGATACCCAAAAATTCATTGAACGTACGCTAGCTAACTATGAACATGCGGGCGGTCTGGACCCAATCGTACTTATCTGTAGCTCACGTCATGAAACTTACAACGTGATGGCTCTTAAAGCGCTACCAGATAACGTGATTCCAATCGTTGTTGAAGAATTGCCTTCTATTGGTATTGATACTTGGTTTGCAGCGTTAGTGAATGGCGCAACTCAGGTTCTGTTTGCTGCTTCTCGCTTTATGCCAGAAACCATCATTCGTGTCCTAAATAACGAAGTAGGGATCGCTCAAGAGTTACTAGACCAAATCGGTGTTCCAAAAGAAACCATCGATATCCTGTATTTAGAATCTCTACGTGAAGGGCCTCCAACACTGTGTGTTGATTCGTTCGATCTTGCACTTGGCGATCTTCAAGGCAATAAACGTCAACGCCTATTCACAGCACTTGATGCGATGTCTTCATCTCGTATTCCGGTTGAAAACATTGTTGAGCTCCCTTCGAATGCGCCATACGGCACGGTTTCGTGTGAAAACAAAGATTGTACTTTGTGTATGAGCTGTGTGGCTGTGTGTCCAACGCGTGCTCTGCATACCGATGGTGCCTCTCCATCACTTAAGTTTGTAGAGCAAGACTGTATTCAATGTGGTCTGTGTGAAAAGGCATGTCCTGAGAATGTTCTTACTCTGACTCCTCGTATGAATTGGGTGAAAGAAGAGCGTCAACAAGCGGTTGTGATTCATGAAGAGAAAGCTGCGGAATGTTTACGTTGTCATAAACCATTCGCACCGCAGTCTATGATTGACATGTTACAAAATAAGTTACGCGGTCACTCTCATTTCTCAGATGAGACAGCAATTAATCGTATTGCGATGTGTGAAGACTGCCGTGTGGTAGACATGTTCGATTCAATGGCTCAAGACCCATTGAAACAATTGAAATACTAG